A single region of the Geobacillus subterraneus genome encodes:
- a CDS encoding HesB/YadR/YfhF family protein: MNIVITKKAFDWYKRELGLKPGDAIRFFARYGGCSTVQKGFSLGMAKDEPAGEPAAQTTVDGVTFFVEDSDQWYFDGHDLTIDLDEKGDEPVFLLQ; this comes from the coding sequence ATGAACATTGTGATCACGAAAAAAGCGTTTGATTGGTACAAGCGGGAGCTCGGATTGAAGCCGGGCGATGCGATTCGCTTTTTCGCCCGCTACGGGGGATGCAGCACCGTGCAAAAAGGGTTTTCGCTCGGCATGGCGAAAGACGAGCCGGCAGGAGAGCCAGCGGCGCAGACGACGGTTGATGGCGTGACCTTTTTTGTCGAAGATAGCGACCAATGGTATTTTGACGGGCACGATTTGACGATCGATTTGGACGAAAAAGGCGATGAACCGGTATTTTTGCTCCAATAA
- a CDS encoding hotdog fold thioesterase, whose amino-acid sequence MIDLAAVKEMAKHTLIDTLGIELVELGEGRVVATMPVDRRTHQPAGLLHGGASVALAETVASIGAYALVDPQTENVVGLEINANHIRAVRSGTVTATGTVLHRGRTTMVWDIRITDEQGQLVCVSRCTIAIIRKS is encoded by the coding sequence ATGATCGATTTGGCAGCAGTGAAAGAAATGGCGAAACATACGTTAATCGACACGCTCGGCATCGAACTGGTCGAGCTCGGCGAAGGACGCGTCGTGGCGACGATGCCGGTCGATCGGCGCACGCACCAGCCGGCCGGACTCCTGCATGGCGGCGCCTCGGTCGCGCTCGCTGAAACGGTGGCGAGCATCGGCGCGTATGCGCTTGTCGATCCGCAAACAGAAAACGTCGTTGGATTGGAAATTAATGCAAACCATATTCGCGCTGTCCGCAGCGGAACGGTGACGGCAACGGGAACAGTGCTGCACCGCGGCCGGACGACGATGGTGTGGGATATACGCATCACCGATGAACAAGGGCAGCTCGTCTGCGTCTCCCGCTGCACGATCGCCATCATTCGAAAAAGCTAG
- a CDS encoding acyl-CoA thioesterase produces the protein MKVAEKQIEVRYAETDQMGVVYHANYLVWMEVGRTELIKQLGFHYAEMEKEGVISPVIDLQVSYKKPLHYGETATVRTWIDAYDGIRVTYGYEILAPDGEVAVTGKSQHVCVRRETFRPIVIRKYFPDWHEAYERAKR, from the coding sequence GTGAAAGTAGCAGAAAAACAAATCGAAGTGCGCTATGCGGAAACGGACCAGATGGGCGTCGTTTACCATGCGAACTACTTAGTTTGGATGGAAGTGGGGCGCACGGAGTTAATCAAACAGCTTGGCTTCCATTATGCCGAGATGGAGAAAGAGGGCGTCATTTCGCCGGTCATCGACTTGCAAGTGTCGTACAAAAAACCGCTTCACTACGGGGAGACGGCGACCGTCCGCACATGGATCGACGCTTATGACGGCATCCGTGTCACGTATGGCTACGAAATTCTCGCCCCGGACGGCGAAGTGGCGGTGACCGGCAAGTCGCAGCACGTTTGCGTCAGGCGCGAGACGTTTCGGCCGATCGTCATTCGCAAATATTTTCCCGACTGGCACGAAGCGTACGAGCGGGCGAAACGGTAA
- the tlp gene encoding small acid-soluble spore protein Tlp, with product MPRPKPDDRSDNVEKLQDMVQNTIENIEKAEETMQFASPEEREQIREKNRRREEAIAAMRAEIKDEAAAREHGYQ from the coding sequence ATGCCACGTCCGAAACCGGATGACCGCAGCGACAACGTTGAAAAGTTGCAAGATATGGTGCAAAATACAATTGAAAACATCGAAAAAGCCGAAGAAACCATGCAGTTTGCTTCCCCCGAAGAGCGGGAGCAAATTCGCGAGAAAAATCGCCGCCGCGAGGAAGCGATTGCCGCCATGCGCGCGGAAATTAAAGATGAAGCGGCTGCACGTGAACACGGCTACCAATAA